A single Triticum dicoccoides isolate Atlit2015 ecotype Zavitan chromosome 2A, WEW_v2.0, whole genome shotgun sequence DNA region contains:
- the LOC119354734 gene encoding casein kinase II subunit alpha-2 isoform X1, which translates to MSKARVYADVNVVRPKEYWDYEALAVQWGEQDDYEVVRKVGRGKYSEVFEGINVNNNEKCVIKILKPVKKKKVTYLCLMWSRFNYDFSFFTFVMLIQIKREIKILQNLCGGPNIVKLLDIVRDQHSKTPSLIFEYINNTDFKVLYPTLTDYDIRYYIYELLKALDYCHSQGIMHRDVKPHNVMIDHELRKIRLIDWGLAEFYHPGKEYNVRVASRYFKGPELLVDLQDYDYSLDMWSLGCMFAGMIFRKEPFFYGHDNHDQLVKIAKVLGTDGLNAYLNKYRIELDPQLEALVGRHSRKPWSKFINADNQHLVSPEAIDFLDKLLRYDHQDRLTAREAMAHPYFLQVRAAENSRTRAQ; encoded by the exons ATGTCAAAGGCCAGGGTCTACGCCGACGTTAACGTGGTGCGCCCCAAGGAGTACTGGGATTACGAGGCCCTCGCCGTCCAGTGGGG TGAGCAGGATGACTATGAAGTTGTGCGGAAAGTTGGAAGGGGCAAATACAGTGAAGTCTTTGAAGGTATCAACGTCAACAATAATGAGAAATGTGTTATTAAGATCCTGAAGCCTGTGAAGAAGAAGAAGGTAACTTATCTGTGCCTTATGTGGTCACGGTTTAACTATGATTTTAGTTTTTTCACGTTTGTCATGCTTATCCAGATCAAAAGAGAGATCAAAATACTACAGAATCTCTGTGGAGGTCCAAATATTGTGAAGCTGCTTGATATTGTCAGGGATCAGCATTCAAAAACACCAAGCTTGATCTTTGAATACATCAATAACACAGATTTCAAAGTGCTATATCCGACATTGACAGATTATGACATTCGCTACTATATCTATGAGTTACTGAAG GCTTTGGATTACTGCCATTCACAAGGCATTATGCACCGAGATGTGAAGCCTCACAATGTTATGATAGATCACGAGCTTCGAAAAATCCGGTTAATAGACTGGGGCCTTGCTGAATTCTACCATCCTGGAAAGGAGTATAACGTTCGTGTTGCATCAAG GTACTTCAAGGGACCTGAGCTTCTTGTTGACTTACAAGATTACGACTACTCTTTGGACATGTGGAGTCTTGGCTGCATGTTTGCTGGAATG ATATTCCGCAAGGAACCATTTTTTTATGGCCATGACAACCATGATCAACTTGTTAAAATTGCAAAG GTACTTGGAACAGATGGGCTAAATGCTTATTTGAACAAGTACAGAATTGAGCTTGACCCTCAGCTTGAAGCCCTTGTTGGAAG GCACAGCAGAAAACCCTGGTCGAAGTTTATCAATGCAGACAACCAGCATCTAGTATCCCCTGAG GCCATAGATTTCCTTGATAAGCTTCTGCGCTATGATCACCAGGATAGGCTCACCGCACGTGAAGCTATG GCACATCCATACTTCCTCCAGGTGAGGGCTGCCGAAAACAGCAGGACTCGTGCGCAATAG
- the LOC119354734 gene encoding casein kinase II subunit alpha-2 isoform X2 — protein sequence MSKARVYADVNVVRPKEYWDYEALAVQWGEQDDYEVVRKVGRGKYSEVFEGINVNNNEKCVIKILKPVKKKKIKREIKILQNLCGGPNIVKLLDIVRDQHSKTPSLIFEYINNTDFKVLYPTLTDYDIRYYIYELLKALDYCHSQGIMHRDVKPHNVMIDHELRKIRLIDWGLAEFYHPGKEYNVRVASRYFKGPELLVDLQDYDYSLDMWSLGCMFAGMIFRKEPFFYGHDNHDQLVKIAKVLGTDGLNAYLNKYRIELDPQLEALVGRHSRKPWSKFINADNQHLVSPEAIDFLDKLLRYDHQDRLTAREAMAHPYFLQVRAAENSRTRAQ from the exons ATGTCAAAGGCCAGGGTCTACGCCGACGTTAACGTGGTGCGCCCCAAGGAGTACTGGGATTACGAGGCCCTCGCCGTCCAGTGGGG TGAGCAGGATGACTATGAAGTTGTGCGGAAAGTTGGAAGGGGCAAATACAGTGAAGTCTTTGAAGGTATCAACGTCAACAATAATGAGAAATGTGTTATTAAGATCCTGAAGCCTGTGAAGAAGAAGAAG ATCAAAAGAGAGATCAAAATACTACAGAATCTCTGTGGAGGTCCAAATATTGTGAAGCTGCTTGATATTGTCAGGGATCAGCATTCAAAAACACCAAGCTTGATCTTTGAATACATCAATAACACAGATTTCAAAGTGCTATATCCGACATTGACAGATTATGACATTCGCTACTATATCTATGAGTTACTGAAG GCTTTGGATTACTGCCATTCACAAGGCATTATGCACCGAGATGTGAAGCCTCACAATGTTATGATAGATCACGAGCTTCGAAAAATCCGGTTAATAGACTGGGGCCTTGCTGAATTCTACCATCCTGGAAAGGAGTATAACGTTCGTGTTGCATCAAG GTACTTCAAGGGACCTGAGCTTCTTGTTGACTTACAAGATTACGACTACTCTTTGGACATGTGGAGTCTTGGCTGCATGTTTGCTGGAATG ATATTCCGCAAGGAACCATTTTTTTATGGCCATGACAACCATGATCAACTTGTTAAAATTGCAAAG GTACTTGGAACAGATGGGCTAAATGCTTATTTGAACAAGTACAGAATTGAGCTTGACCCTCAGCTTGAAGCCCTTGTTGGAAG GCACAGCAGAAAACCCTGGTCGAAGTTTATCAATGCAGACAACCAGCATCTAGTATCCCCTGAG GCCATAGATTTCCTTGATAAGCTTCTGCGCTATGATCACCAGGATAGGCTCACCGCACGTGAAGCTATG GCACATCCATACTTCCTCCAGGTGAGGGCTGCCGAAAACAGCAGGACTCGTGCGCAATAG